A part of Terriglobales bacterium genomic DNA contains:
- a CDS encoding Ig-like domain-containing protein produces the protein MKNACREATLSAATIIVLIGIVAAQQQGAPSAPPEGSVAPKVVEVSPPEAKAEVGQQVKFTAVGKDASGQVVPGTPSLWFAAPFDLAGVENGTVTLYQPGEVRVGAVIGGKTGYAKITVLPAPVARIDIAKPRALVVGASQVLSATARNAQGDPQANAKITWASDTPSVASVDAAGVVTGLRPGQAKLRATSGKASGNVAVQVLSNPVATLAVEPKTAQARTGDVVHFTAAAKDQHGGNVKDASVRWEVLGNGAAIYPDGAFVAEEPGTYIVKASSGAREATTSVAVAPRNVERAIEVVAHVQPKDTQTAEEWIIGNNAYLSSVADKVWVYDISDPTTPKLVDTVTVDARLINDVSTTPDGKIGVITREGASTRKNGIVFLDTSDPSHVKMISDYTATVTGGVHSAFLNKHYAYVTDDATGSLRIIDFADPKAPKEVARWQVDTPLAKTIEGPFGPTSAGRYVHDLQVVDGLAYLAYWRDGLVILDVGNGIKKGSPEHPQFVSQLRFNHNELYGNGWLAGAHAVFRYKNYVFVGDEVFPAEFDLHAKTRIPVRGIAHVVDVSDIEHPRKVAEYAVPEAGSHNIWVDNDILYMGFYNGGGRVLDVSGELRGDLYRQGREITRLWTGDPDGYRANLPFAWGAQPHNGLIFFNDINSGLWITKLGAPKFKGSTTAPPLP, from the coding sequence ATGAAGAATGCCTGTCGAGAAGCAACGTTGAGTGCAGCCACAATTATCGTGCTGATAGGAATCGTGGCTGCGCAGCAGCAGGGGGCGCCCTCAGCGCCACCGGAAGGCTCCGTCGCGCCTAAGGTGGTCGAGGTCAGTCCTCCTGAAGCGAAGGCCGAGGTTGGACAGCAGGTAAAGTTCACTGCCGTTGGCAAGGATGCCTCGGGCCAGGTTGTACCCGGGACTCCGTCGCTGTGGTTTGCCGCTCCGTTTGATTTGGCGGGAGTGGAGAACGGCACAGTGACCCTCTACCAACCAGGCGAGGTGCGCGTCGGCGCCGTTATTGGGGGCAAGACTGGATATGCGAAGATCACCGTATTACCGGCACCCGTAGCGCGTATTGATATTGCGAAGCCGCGGGCCTTAGTCGTGGGTGCTTCGCAAGTTTTGTCCGCTACGGCGCGGAACGCGCAAGGGGACCCGCAGGCAAACGCCAAGATTACCTGGGCTTCGGACACTCCGTCAGTGGCGAGCGTAGATGCTGCCGGGGTAGTCACCGGGTTGCGGCCGGGTCAGGCAAAGTTGCGCGCGACTTCCGGAAAAGCCAGCGGGAATGTCGCTGTTCAGGTCCTGAGTAACCCTGTGGCCACGCTGGCGGTAGAACCCAAGACTGCCCAAGCCCGCACGGGAGATGTCGTTCACTTCACGGCTGCCGCAAAGGACCAGCACGGCGGAAATGTCAAAGATGCATCCGTGCGCTGGGAAGTGTTGGGCAATGGCGCTGCCATCTATCCCGATGGCGCATTTGTGGCGGAAGAACCGGGTACTTACATTGTCAAAGCCAGCAGCGGCGCGCGCGAGGCCACAACTTCTGTTGCGGTCGCCCCTCGCAATGTCGAGCGCGCCATTGAGGTAGTCGCGCACGTGCAACCAAAGGATACGCAAACGGCTGAGGAGTGGATCATCGGCAACAACGCCTACCTTTCCTCCGTGGCCGACAAGGTGTGGGTTTATGACATCTCCGACCCGACGACGCCAAAGCTGGTGGACACGGTTACCGTAGACGCTCGACTGATCAACGACGTCAGCACCACGCCCGACGGAAAAATTGGAGTGATTACCCGCGAAGGCGCATCCACTCGCAAGAACGGAATCGTCTTTCTCGACACCTCCGATCCCAGCCATGTAAAGATGATCTCTGACTACACGGCCACGGTAACTGGTGGCGTGCACAGCGCCTTTCTCAACAAGCACTATGCTTACGTCACAGATGATGCAACCGGATCGCTGCGCATCATTGATTTCGCGGACCCGAAGGCGCCCAAGGAAGTCGCGCGCTGGCAGGTCGACACTCCCCTGGCCAAGACTATCGAGGGTCCCTTTGGTCCAACCTCCGCGGGGCGTTACGTGCACGATTTGCAGGTGGTTGACGGTCTGGCCTACCTCGCATACTGGCGAGACGGGCTGGTTATTCTCGACGTCGGCAACGGCATCAAGAAGGGCAGTCCAGAACATCCCCAGTTCGTAAGCCAGCTTCGTTTCAATCACAACGAACTGTACGGAAACGGATGGTTGGCGGGAGCCCACGCTGTGTTCCGTTACAAGAACTATGTTTTTGTAGGCGATGAAGTCTTCCCTGCTGAATTCGACCTGCACGCCAAAACGCGGATTCCGGTCCGCGGTATTGCGCACGTTGTAGACGTCTCTGACATTGAGCATCCTCGCAAGGTTGCTGAATACGCCGTGCCCGAGGCCGGCTCTCACAATATCTGGGTGGATAACGACATTCTTTACATGGGGTTCTACAACGGCGGCGGCAGGGTGCTCGATGTCTCCGGCGAACTTAGAGGCGACCTATATCGTCAGGGCCGCGAGATTACTCGCCTGTGGACGGGCGATCCTGACGGCTATCGCGCGAATCTGCCGTTCGCGTGGGGCGCGCAACCGCACAATGGGCTGATCTTCTTCAACGACATTAACTCGGGCCTATGGATCACCAAGCTGGGAGCACCGAAATTCAAAGGTTCCACGACGGCGCCGCCGCTTCCGTGA
- a CDS encoding glycoside hydrolase: MTHDQRTPVALFRLVAHFAFVLLLTATGAAQSITSDSYAAMRWRLVGPFRAGRVTAVAGIAGQPTIYYMGTPGGGVWKTNDGGQVWKPIFDEEHDSSVGALAVAASNPNIIYVGTGEQIRGKGMYRSADAGVTWTKIGLGDMRYIDAIVVDPHNPDIVLVAAGGDYPPNPMGGIFKTTDAGKTWRKVLSREEATGGIDLSFNPDNPAEVFAALCHRNPDSFDQPTSPKPDGWLYRSTDEGSSWELAQGKGWPSGSVGRIGVAVAPGTQGRRVYAIVSEGLLRSDDAGANWQRITTDPRIVGSSYFSRVFVDPKNADIVYLAQTSLYRSVDGGKTFDAFAGAPSGDDFHVLWINPDDSRQMIAGVDQGAIVSVNGGESWSSWYNQATGQLYNVSADNQFPYHLYAAQQDSGTVAVPSRGDYGEITYRDWFSPGGFEIGSIVADPANSNVVYAAGWYNTVIRFDKTTGQVVHVFVLGSKDRASMVMPMAFSPQDPRMLYLGTQSLLKTTDNGMTWQAISPDLSRGAAKETEKVQSFTASKHAISTLSPSPLQPGQIWVATDDGLVQLTQNGGKTWSNVSPTGVTPQSTFVMIEASHHDRGAAYAVVNGFHDSRPYAYRTHDYGRSWQKIVAGLPESSVVRVVREDPVRKGLLYAGTEDGVSVSFDDGDHWQPLQLNLPTTSVRDLVVHKDDLAAATFGRGLWILDDLTPLRQMDPGAKPDVHFFRPANAIRVRWDVNQDTPLPAETPAGQNPPDGAIFDYFLKAQPSSQITLAIYDQQKTLMRQFSSAPQPAPVGFPNVPDYWFAPPPTLTKNAGHNRFVWDLRYDAPQTLPYGYFGGRLDYVEYTLAEHAIPGQTPRIQPPGPLVVPGEYQIALTVDGKTYNQPLIVTLDPRAHAGQADLVHQLELEKAISSWMSLSYAAHNQVSQLQSMLTDRQKALSTDSTSSDALTAVKALDTDLEKLEGGTSAEPGLGLVNRDLARLLTMAGSGDAAPSNAITAAAQQQCEALRKDLTRWKEINDSTIPALNKLLRNHNVNALPQTSDFPIPQCTL, from the coding sequence ATGACACACGACCAGCGCACGCCCGTCGCACTTTTCCGCCTGGTGGCACACTTCGCCTTCGTTCTGCTCCTTACTGCTACAGGCGCGGCCCAATCAATCACTTCAGACAGCTACGCTGCCATGCGCTGGCGGCTGGTTGGCCCGTTTCGCGCCGGGCGAGTCACCGCCGTCGCCGGCATCGCGGGCCAACCCACTATCTATTACATGGGGACGCCCGGAGGCGGAGTTTGGAAGACCAACGACGGCGGGCAAGTTTGGAAGCCCATCTTCGATGAGGAGCACGATTCGTCTGTAGGCGCGTTGGCCGTGGCCGCTTCTAATCCGAACATTATTTATGTAGGCACCGGCGAGCAGATACGCGGCAAGGGGATGTACAGGTCCGCCGACGCCGGTGTCACCTGGACAAAGATCGGTCTTGGCGACATGCGCTACATCGACGCAATTGTGGTGGATCCGCATAATCCCGATATTGTCTTGGTCGCGGCAGGCGGCGACTACCCTCCGAATCCAATGGGAGGTATCTTCAAAACCACCGACGCCGGCAAGACCTGGCGTAAAGTGCTGTCCAGGGAAGAAGCCACTGGAGGCATTGACCTCAGTTTCAATCCTGATAATCCCGCCGAGGTTTTTGCCGCGCTATGCCATCGCAATCCTGATTCCTTCGACCAACCTACTTCACCCAAACCGGATGGCTGGCTATATCGCTCAACCGACGAAGGTTCCTCCTGGGAACTTGCCCAAGGTAAGGGCTGGCCCTCGGGGAGCGTTGGGCGTATTGGAGTTGCGGTTGCTCCCGGCACTCAGGGCCGGCGCGTCTACGCCATCGTCAGCGAGGGTCTCCTGCGTTCCGATGACGCGGGAGCGAATTGGCAGCGGATTACGACGGATCCGCGGATCGTCGGCAGCTCTTATTTCAGCCGGGTTTTTGTGGATCCGAAAAACGCCGATATTGTCTACCTGGCCCAGACATCACTCTACCGCTCTGTAGATGGCGGGAAAACTTTCGACGCCTTCGCCGGTGCTCCGAGCGGGGATGACTTCCACGTCCTGTGGATCAATCCTGATGATTCCCGGCAGATGATTGCGGGTGTAGATCAGGGGGCGATCGTCAGCGTGAATGGTGGCGAAAGTTGGAGTTCCTGGTACAACCAGGCCACTGGGCAGTTGTACAACGTCTCCGCCGACAACCAGTTTCCTTATCACCTTTACGCGGCACAGCAGGACAGCGGCACGGTCGCGGTTCCCAGCCGCGGCGACTACGGCGAGATCACCTATCGCGACTGGTTTTCGCCCGGCGGATTCGAAATCGGCTCCATCGTCGCCGACCCCGCTAATAGCAATGTTGTGTATGCCGCTGGCTGGTACAACACCGTAATCAGATTCGACAAAACCACTGGGCAAGTGGTGCACGTTTTCGTGCTGGGCAGCAAGGATCGCGCCTCGATGGTCATGCCCATGGCTTTCTCTCCGCAGGATCCGCGTATGCTCTATCTGGGCACGCAGTCTCTTTTAAAAACCACTGACAACGGGATGACCTGGCAGGCGATCAGCCCGGACCTGAGCCGCGGGGCCGCGAAGGAAACGGAAAAAGTCCAGAGCTTTACCGCATCGAAACATGCGATCTCCACGCTTTCGCCTTCCCCCCTGCAGCCGGGCCAAATCTGGGTCGCCACTGACGATGGACTGGTTCAGCTAACCCAAAATGGTGGTAAGACCTGGAGCAACGTTTCACCGACCGGAGTAACGCCTCAGAGCACGTTCGTGATGATTGAGGCTTCGCATCATGACCGAGGCGCAGCTTATGCAGTGGTGAATGGTTTCCATGACTCCCGCCCATACGCATATCGCACCCACGACTACGGCCGAAGCTGGCAAAAGATTGTGGCCGGTTTGCCGGAGAGTTCAGTGGTACGCGTTGTGCGCGAGGATCCGGTCCGAAAAGGCCTGCTATACGCTGGCACAGAGGACGGAGTATCCGTTTCCTTTGATGACGGCGACCACTGGCAGCCATTGCAACTCAATCTTCCTACGACGTCGGTGCGCGATCTGGTCGTACATAAGGATGACTTGGCCGCGGCGACATTTGGTCGCGGGCTGTGGATCCTGGATGATCTGACTCCGCTGCGGCAGATGGATCCAGGGGCGAAGCCTGACGTGCACTTCTTCCGGCCGGCCAATGCAATTCGCGTGCGCTGGGACGTGAACCAGGACACTCCCCTTCCCGCGGAAACCCCAGCCGGCCAGAATCCGCCCGACGGCGCCATCTTTGACTACTTTTTAAAAGCGCAGCCCTCAAGTCAGATCACGTTAGCCATCTACGATCAGCAGAAAACATTGATGCGCCAGTTCAGCAGCGCTCCTCAGCCTGCTCCGGTTGGCTTTCCTAACGTTCCCGACTATTGGTTCGCGCCGCCGCCGACGCTAACAAAGAACGCCGGGCACAACCGTTTTGTTTGGGACCTGCGCTATGACGCCCCGCAGACGCTTCCCTATGGCTATTTTGGTGGCCGACTCGATTACGTTGAATACACGCTGGCTGAACATGCCATTCCCGGGCAGACCCCTCGAATCCAACCGCCCGGACCGCTGGTTGTTCCCGGTGAATACCAGATCGCGCTGACCGTGGACGGAAAAACGTATAACCAGCCTCTTATTGTGACCTTGGATCCGCGTGCGCACGCGGGTCAGGCTGATCTCGTCCACCAGTTGGAACTGGAGAAGGCAATCAGTTCGTGGATGTCCCTCAGCTATGCCGCTCACAACCAAGTTTCTCAATTGCAGTCTATGCTCACCGATCGGCAGAAGGCCCTCAGCACCGATTCAACTAGCAGCGACGCTCTAACGGCAGTAAAGGCCCTCGATACTGACTTGGAAAAGCTGGAGGGCGGCACCTCTGCTGAGCCTGGCCTTGGGCTCGTGAACCGCGATCTAGCCAGGCTCCTAACCATGGCAGGCAGCGGCGATGCAGCACCCTCCAATGCAATCACAGCTGCCGCACAACAGCAATGCGAAGCTTTAAGGAAGGATCTCACGCGTTGGAAAGAAATCAACGACAGCACCATCCCTGCTTTGAATAAGCTGCTGCGAAACCATAACGTGAACGCGTTGCCGCAAACGAGTGATTTTCCAATCCCACAATGCACGCTATGA
- a CDS encoding S8 family peptidase, translating into MSGNYPIRRRNEKERCGAARALNQLVLITLILITSLAFARSPKLSKDLHKVSGNSFVDVIVQFKKRPTSTHFNKVKAKGGALKHDFRRTVKGGLFRIPASALDDLANDPDVAYVSLDRHLKGKVTETDFYEEAVNAAYAANLGLDGSGIGVAVIDSGISPSSDFNGAGIQSRVVYSENFVNLDPTDQYGHGTHVAGIIAGNGNNSRGAGFTMTFTGIAPNATLISLKVLDQHGGGTDSGLIAAIQKAIELKSTYNIRVINLSVGRAVYENYTVDPLCQAVEAAWNAGIVVVVAAGNDGRNNAAGTNGYGTINAPGNDPYVITVGAMKSMNSATRADDLIASFSSKGPTLVDHIAKPDIVAPGNKIISVLASTGVTLFTSFPLNALPTNYYSASGTVLPSTHYFMLSGTSMATPVVSGAAALLLQQEPSLTPDQVKARLMKTSYKVFPSSSSSTDAVTGITYTSYYDMFTVGAGYLDIQAALESTDDAPATTGSAKSPSIGYDATTGIAYVISDPTTIWSNSATFDASTVWGNSVLSGTAINGQSVLSGNSVLWGDSVLWGDSVLWGDSVLWGDSVLLGD; encoded by the coding sequence ATGTCAGGCAACTACCCAATCCGACGCCGGAATGAGAAAGAGCGATGCGGCGCCGCTCGGGCTCTTAATCAGCTGGTTCTGATCACGCTGATTCTAATCACAAGTCTGGCATTCGCACGGTCGCCGAAGCTATCGAAGGACCTCCATAAAGTTTCCGGCAATTCCTTTGTTGATGTAATTGTGCAGTTCAAGAAGAGGCCCACCAGCACTCACTTTAATAAAGTGAAAGCAAAGGGCGGCGCGCTGAAGCACGATTTTCGCAGAACCGTCAAAGGTGGCCTATTCAGAATACCTGCCAGTGCTCTCGACGACTTGGCCAACGACCCGGACGTGGCTTACGTTTCTCTTGACCGCCACTTGAAGGGCAAGGTAACCGAAACCGATTTCTACGAGGAAGCGGTAAACGCAGCGTACGCCGCCAACCTGGGATTGGATGGCAGTGGAATCGGTGTGGCAGTGATTGACAGCGGCATCAGCCCAAGTTCCGATTTCAATGGTGCCGGGATTCAATCGCGCGTTGTTTACAGTGAAAATTTCGTCAATCTGGACCCTACCGATCAGTACGGCCATGGCACGCACGTGGCCGGAATTATCGCGGGCAACGGCAACAATTCAAGGGGTGCCGGCTTCACCATGACGTTCACAGGTATCGCACCCAATGCGACTTTGATTAGCCTTAAGGTCCTCGATCAGCACGGTGGCGGTACAGACAGCGGTCTCATCGCAGCCATCCAGAAAGCGATCGAGCTCAAATCAACCTACAACATCCGCGTTATCAATCTGTCGGTTGGACGAGCGGTTTATGAGAACTACACGGTTGATCCTCTGTGCCAGGCGGTGGAAGCAGCCTGGAACGCGGGCATCGTCGTGGTAGTAGCGGCCGGCAACGATGGCCGCAACAATGCAGCGGGCACAAATGGCTACGGAACCATCAACGCGCCTGGTAACGATCCTTATGTGATCACCGTAGGTGCGATGAAATCAATGAACAGTGCGACCAGAGCCGATGACCTGATCGCCAGCTTCAGCTCGAAGGGCCCGACCCTCGTTGACCATATTGCCAAACCGGACATCGTGGCTCCTGGTAACAAAATCATTTCCGTCTTGGCGAGCACTGGGGTGACGCTGTTCACGTCATTCCCCTTGAACGCCCTTCCGACCAACTACTACAGCGCGAGCGGGACAGTGCTTCCCTCCACCCACTACTTCATGCTCAGTGGAACCAGCATGGCGACACCGGTTGTAAGCGGTGCTGCTGCGCTGCTCTTGCAGCAAGAGCCAAGTCTTACGCCAGACCAGGTAAAAGCACGCCTGATGAAGACTTCGTATAAGGTCTTCCCCAGCTCCAGTTCAAGCACCGATGCGGTCACCGGCATCACGTATACCAGCTATTACGACATGTTCACGGTGGGCGCCGGATATTTGGACATACAGGCGGCACTGGAAAGCACAGACGACGCTCCCGCAACTACGGGATCTGCGAAGTCGCCCTCCATTGGCTACGACGCGACTACCGGAATTGCGTATGTAATTTCCGATCCAACTACGATCTGGAGTAATTCAGCGACATTCGATGCGTCAACCGTTTGGGGAAACTCCGTACTGTCGGGAACCGCGATTAACGGACAGTCGGTACTTTCGGGTAATAGCGTTCTGTGGGGAGATAGCGTGCTCTGGGGTGACAGTGTCCTTTGGGGTGATAGCGTCCTCTGGGGTGACAGTGTTCTTCTCGGCGACTAG
- a CDS encoding S8 family peptidase: MKKVLIIFALLLSSIVALAGTPKLAPELQGRTGLPASVIVQFRTAPTQLHLNLLRGKHAVGIQSFSIIHAVRAVIPAVALPGLARNPEVTYISEDRKLTRASTTTDFYDNALNAPYAWQLGYDGSGVGVAVIDSGINEGTSTSTNNDLTVAGSAKNYRIVYSQSFLPPISPSKSSSPIDQYGHGTHVAGMIAGNGASSLCPTCFITFTGIAPNANIINLRVLDAYGNGNDSYVISALQTAISLKSKYNIRVINLSLGRPVYESYQQDPLCQAVEQAWKAGIVVVVAAGNNGRDNSAATNGYATIAAPANDPYVITVGAMKPMGTGTRSDDLIASYSSKGPTLFDHIVKPDVVAPGNRIISAVAGNGYIYTTYPMNQIATKYYNSKGTNSVSSAYYQMSGTSMAAAAVSGAVAVLLKAQPNLTPDQVKARLMKTAYKTFSQFSSATDPNTGATYNSQYDAFTIGAGYVDLQAALSSTEVANLPAKSPIAHYDATSQSVYFLPDSSAVWGTSAIWGTSAVWGTGVFVGSQSSGWGSPSVWGTSAVWGTGTDSGFSAVWGTSAVWGTSNKDTSEGAALLVTGEN, from the coding sequence GTGAAGAAAGTATTGATCATTTTCGCGCTGCTGCTGAGTTCGATTGTGGCCCTGGCGGGAACGCCAAAGCTTGCGCCCGAACTCCAAGGACGTACCGGGCTTCCCGCAAGCGTCATCGTGCAATTCCGTACTGCACCCACCCAACTCCATTTAAATTTGCTTCGTGGCAAGCATGCGGTGGGGATCCAGTCCTTTTCAATCATTCACGCTGTCCGGGCGGTAATTCCGGCGGTGGCACTCCCCGGTTTGGCCAGAAACCCGGAAGTAACATATATCTCCGAAGATCGAAAGCTGACCCGGGCCTCAACAACTACTGATTTTTACGATAACGCGCTCAATGCTCCCTATGCCTGGCAGTTGGGCTATGACGGAAGCGGCGTGGGCGTAGCTGTGATCGACAGCGGCATCAATGAAGGGACTTCGACCAGCACGAATAACGATTTAACCGTCGCTGGATCCGCAAAGAACTATCGAATTGTTTACAGCCAGAGTTTTCTTCCCCCCATATCTCCCAGCAAGTCGTCCTCTCCCATTGACCAGTACGGCCACGGGACCCACGTCGCGGGCATGATCGCGGGTAACGGAGCGTCTTCGCTCTGCCCGACATGTTTCATCACGTTCACAGGAATTGCTCCCAACGCCAACATCATCAACCTTCGCGTACTCGATGCGTATGGCAATGGCAATGACAGCTACGTCATATCGGCATTGCAGACGGCCATCAGTTTGAAATCGAAGTACAACATCCGGGTAATTAATCTTTCACTGGGCCGACCTGTTTACGAGAGTTATCAGCAGGACCCGCTATGCCAGGCAGTGGAACAAGCCTGGAAAGCGGGTATCGTTGTAGTGGTTGCTGCCGGGAATAACGGTCGCGATAACTCCGCTGCCACTAACGGATACGCGACCATCGCTGCACCGGCGAATGATCCTTACGTAATTACCGTGGGCGCGATGAAGCCCATGGGTACAGGCACCCGCAGTGACGACCTGATTGCGAGCTACAGCTCAAAAGGACCGACACTCTTCGATCACATCGTGAAGCCAGATGTGGTGGCCCCAGGCAATAGGATAATCAGCGCCGTTGCCGGGAACGGATACATCTACACAACGTATCCGATGAATCAGATCGCAACCAAGTACTACAATTCAAAAGGTACGAACTCCGTCTCAAGCGCCTATTACCAAATGAGCGGCACGAGCATGGCAGCAGCCGCTGTGAGCGGCGCAGTGGCCGTCCTCCTCAAAGCGCAACCCAACTTAACGCCGGACCAAGTAAAGGCCCGGCTGATGAAAACGGCCTATAAGACCTTCTCACAGTTCAGCTCAGCTACGGATCCGAACACAGGCGCTACCTACAACAGCCAATACGACGCGTTCACCATCGGTGCCGGTTACGTTGACTTGCAGGCAGCACTTTCCAGTACCGAGGTTGCGAATCTTCCGGCTAAGTCACCGATCGCCCATTACGACGCGACTTCGCAAAGTGTTTATTTCTTGCCCGATAGCTCAGCCGTATGGGGCACCTCAGCGATTTGGGGCACCTCGGCAGTATGGGGAACCGGTGTCTTCGTTGGCTCGCAGTCGTCGGGATGGGGGAGCCCTTCGGTTTGGGGCACCTCGGCGGTTTGGGGTACGGGAACCGACAGCGGATTCAGCGCCGTGTGGGGCACCAGCGCCGTATGGGGCACGAGCAACAAAGACACCAGCGAAGGAGCGGCGCTGCTGGTAACCGGCGAGAACTAA
- a CDS encoding Gfo/Idh/MocA family oxidoreductase → MPGHSKKPVSPQLDRRRFIGGTAATVGLMLVKPETVFGTSANSAVRVGLLGCGGRGTEDATHVVETGGARVVALADLFQDQLDVARAHFDQLQKAKGYSAIDPSQLFVGPDAYRRINHSKEVDAVVIATPPYYHPVHFEAAVAGGKHVYLEKPVGVDVPGALKVVDIAKRAQGKLSMDVGFQIRDCPPFVEMVRRIHGGALGKIVCAEAYYFAGYADRPAWPKASPTELRIRNWMYDRALSGDIIVEQNIHVIDICNWVLKSHPLKATATGGRGGRPTDGDVYGNYHVLFHYPENVDVTFSSTQFCKGWWDVTERFFGTKGTSQSPYAGQLGIWGDEPWQAPGSGVRDSDPKNFSATGAFNDNLQFADPEKKKAFVASITSGNFHNQTAKGAESAISCMMARKAAYSGREVTWEEIIKSTEVYDPGIDLTRLS, encoded by the coding sequence ATGCCAGGCCATTCAAAAAAGCCTGTTTCGCCACAGCTCGATCGCCGGAGATTTATCGGAGGTACCGCTGCCACAGTAGGCCTCATGCTGGTGAAGCCGGAAACAGTATTCGGCACAAGCGCAAACTCCGCGGTTCGCGTTGGCCTGCTTGGTTGCGGCGGCCGCGGCACCGAGGACGCAACCCACGTTGTCGAGACCGGGGGCGCCCGCGTGGTCGCCTTGGCCGATTTGTTTCAGGACCAGCTCGATGTCGCCCGCGCGCACTTCGACCAGCTCCAAAAGGCGAAGGGCTACTCCGCGATTGATCCATCGCAGCTCTTTGTGGGTCCTGACGCGTACCGGCGCATCAACCACTCCAAGGAAGTGGACGCGGTGGTGATCGCCACCCCACCCTACTACCATCCCGTGCACTTCGAAGCTGCAGTAGCGGGCGGCAAACACGTCTATCTGGAGAAACCAGTTGGCGTGGACGTGCCCGGCGCTCTGAAGGTAGTCGACATTGCTAAGCGTGCCCAAGGCAAACTGAGCATGGATGTGGGTTTCCAAATTCGCGATTGCCCGCCTTTTGTTGAAATGGTTCGCCGTATTCACGGCGGGGCACTGGGAAAGATTGTCTGCGCCGAAGCCTATTACTTTGCGGGCTACGCCGATCGCCCTGCCTGGCCGAAGGCCTCCCCAACCGAGCTTCGCATCCGCAATTGGATGTATGACCGTGCTCTTTCTGGCGACATCATTGTGGAGCAAAACATCCACGTCATTGATATCTGTAATTGGGTGCTCAAGTCGCACCCCCTCAAGGCTACTGCCACCGGCGGACGCGGGGGGCGCCCGACTGATGGCGACGTCTATGGCAACTACCATGTTCTCTTCCACTATCCCGAGAACGTTGACGTGACTTTCAGTTCCACACAGTTTTGCAAAGGCTGGTGGGACGTCACCGAACGCTTCTTCGGCACCAAAGGCACCTCGCAGTCTCCATACGCCGGCCAACTCGGAATCTGGGGAGACGAACCCTGGCAGGCTCCAGGGTCGGGAGTAAGGGACAGCGACCCAAAGAATTTTTCAGCCACCGGCGCGTTCAACGACAACTTGCAGTTCGCCGATCCGGAGAAGAAGAAGGCGTTCGTTGCAAGTATTACCAGCGGCAACTTTCATAATCAGACAGCCAAAGGCGCGGAATCGGCCATTTCCTGCATGATGGCGCGCAAGGCCGCCTACTCCGGCCGGGAGGTCACGTGGGAAGAAATAATCAAATCCACCGAGGTGTATGACCCCGGGATTGATCTGACCCGGCTGAGCTAA